The genomic stretch ACGAAAGGTGTTCGATGGGATGCGTGAGAGAAACTTGTACACGTGGTCTGCGATGATCGGGGCTTACTCGAGAGAGAAGAGGTGGAGAGAAGTAGTGGACATGTTCTATTTGATGGTGGAAGAGGGTGTTATGCCAGATGGTTTTTTGTTCCCTAAGATTTTGCAGGCTTGTGGGAATGCTGGTGACAATAGGACAGGGATGCTCATCCATTCTATAGTAATTAGAAGTGGAATATGCAGCTACAAGCGGGTAAGAAATTCGGTTTTAGCTGTCTATGCAAAGTGTGGAGAATTGAACTTGGCCAGGAGGCTTTTTGACAGCATGGAGCAGAAGGATACAGTGACTTGGAATTCTTTGATATCTGGGTATTGCCAGAAGGGAGAGATGAAAGAAGCTTATAGACTGTTTGATGCAATGCAAGAAGAGGGAACTAAACCGGGTTTGGTGACTTGGAATTTATTGATTGTCAGCTACTGTCAGATGGGAAATTGCAATGTTGCTATGGAACttatgaagaagatggagagtCAGGGCTTGGTTCCTGATGTGTTCACTTGGACTTCTTTGATATCGGGATTTGGTCAGAATAACAGGCGGAGCCAAGCACTAGATCTGTTTAGAGAGATGCTGATGTTGGGGATCAAACCAAATGGCGTCACTCTCACAAGTGCCATTTCAACTTGTGCGTCATTACAAGCATTGAACAGGGGGAAGGAAGTTCATTCTGTTGCCATTAAGATGGGTCTGGGGGATAATGTGCTTGTTGGGAACTCACTCATAGACATGTATTCCAAGTGTGAGGAAGTGGAAGGTGCTCGATGGGTTTTTGATGTGATCAAGGACAAAGATGCTTACAGTTGGAACTCGATGATTAAAGGATACTTCAACGCTGGTTACTGTGGTAAAGGCCATGAACTTTTCCTCACAATGCAGGAATCAGATGTACAACCTAATGTTATTACATGGAATGTAATGATATCAGGGTATATGCAAAATGGAGATGATGATCAAGCAATAAATCTCTTCAAGAGGATGGAAAAAGATGGGAAGATAAAACGCAATACTGCATCATGGAATTCGCTTGTTGCTGGTTACGCACAAAATGGGCAAAAGGACAAGGCTTTGGGAATTTTGCGGCAAATGCAGTCTCTCCATGTTCCGTTAAATTCTGTTACGGTCTTGAGTGTCTTGCCTTCCTGCGCAAACTTGATAGCCATAAACAAGGTAAAAGAAATTCACGGTTGTGTCGTGCGCAGGGATTTGGAATCTGTGCTTTCTGTTGCAAATTCGCTCATAGATACTTATGCCAAGTCAGGTAAGATTGAATACTCAAGAAGATTATTTGATAGGGTTACCTTGAAAGACATAATCACCTGGAACTCAATGATTGGTGGTTACATATGGCATGGGTGTCATGGATCTGCGCTTGATCTGTATGATCTGATGAGGCAGTTTGGATTGAAACCTAATAGAGGTACTTTAGTTAGTATCTTAAACGCATATAGTCTGGCGGGGTTGGTGGAAGAGGGAAAACAAGTATTTTCTTCGATTACTGAAGAGCATCTGATTGTGCCTGCATTAGAACATTATGTAGCTGTGGTAGAGTTGTATGGTCATGCTGGAAGGCTTGGGGAAGCAGTGGAGTTTATTGAAAACATGCCACTGGTACCTGAGTTTTCCATCTGGCTTGCTCTGTTTTCTGCCTGTAGAATCCATAAGAATATTGCCCTGGCAGTCCTGGCAGCAGAGAGGTTGCTTGAATTTGAAGTGGGTAGTTATTCAATCTACCAGTTGTTATTGCAAACATTTGGCTTATATGGAAAATCTGAGCATTCTCTAAAACTGAAAAGGCTTGAAAAGGATGCTTTAGCGAGAAAATTGCTAGGAGAGAGTTGGATCATCAGGGAAAATAAAGTTTATAGATTCATTGCTGACCAGTCCGCACCATATTTTGAGCATTTGCATTCTTGGCTAcaggaaattgaggaaaaagTGAGGGCATTTGAATCTTATGACAGGCTATGCATTgaggaagaggagaaagaagaaagtggtCAAATCCACAGTGAGAAATTGGCCAtagcttttgcttttgctggaGAATGCCGCACACCTCGAACCATAAGGATTATGAAAAACTTGAGAATGTGTGCGGATTGTCACAGGACAGCTAAATACGTGACTCTCTCCTATGGCTGTGAAATATATTTGAGCGACTCAAAGTGCCTCCACCATTTCAAAGATGGTGTTTGCTCTTGTGGAGATTATTGGTGATACCAAGGGCACGAACTGGTATTTGTGTTTTTGGGTTTGATCTAACTTCGATTTTGACGAAAACTGGAAACTATTCAAGACAGAGATATCTTGGGTGAGTTCTTACATATGATGACGTACTTGGCTCCATCTTAATCATGTACAGTCACAAAGGTTCTTCATCCTTTCAGAAAATGTGAATAGGAAAGTTCTAGCTAAACAGAACTGTACATGTCCCTATGGAAGCGTAGATTGTTCTTTTGACATGAATTGGGCGATGGAATGTATATTCGCATCTGAAATTGAAGTTGGATATCGTTCCCAATGCCAAAGTCGATTATAAGATGATCATCTGATGGGATTGGGAGTTCTTGAGTTTGAGTGGGAGTTCTTGGGTTTGTCTTGTTTTGCTTTGGTTGGGTGAAGCATAATCAATTACATGACATCAGGAGTCAGTATTTGGAATGAATTCTATCTTTTAACTGTGAAGAAGTTTTCCTTTTCCAcgcttttttcccttttagtcAAGTCCCTTTCAACACCAAATCCATCCAAATTTAGCTGAGTGGTTGTCATGCTACATTTTACCAATGCTGATGCCCACACGAACACTGCCATGAATatagaataaaataagaaatcaaaagaaCAATTTTTGTATTCCCCACGGTGGCTTCCATACTCCATATCACACTCATAGTGTTGCCTATAGCTATGTTTGCTAGATTTACCAAATTTGGCCTAGGATGGACTTGATTTGCAAATAGAAAGGCttgattagaaaatcgaaaagtaCAAAGGCCTAATCAGAAAAAACAGTAAAAGTATAGGTACGATAGTGGAACTTCTCCTTTTTAACCATGACTTTTTATAC from Rhodamnia argentea isolate NSW1041297 chromosome 2, ASM2092103v1, whole genome shotgun sequence encodes the following:
- the LOC115726017 gene encoding pentatricopeptide repeat-containing protein At1g19720, producing MENLIIPCKSRLPVVPPPSPTPQPKQDTPLEFTTRSFISLSRKTHPRMVDAHLNYLCNKGHLGEAIAVLDYVRQNGLKVRPNTYANLIESCIAEDSIHLGRKVHAMVDLVESLPLFVETKLVSMYSKCGCLKDARKVFDGMRERNLYTWSAMIGAYSREKRWREVVDMFYLMVEEGVMPDGFLFPKILQACGNAGDNRTGMLIHSIVIRSGICSYKRVRNSVLAVYAKCGELNLARRLFDSMEQKDTVTWNSLISGYCQKGEMKEAYRLFDAMQEEGTKPGLVTWNLLIVSYCQMGNCNVAMELMKKMESQGLVPDVFTWTSLISGFGQNNRRSQALDLFREMLMLGIKPNGVTLTSAISTCASLQALNRGKEVHSVAIKMGLGDNVLVGNSLIDMYSKCEEVEGARWVFDVIKDKDAYSWNSMIKGYFNAGYCGKGHELFLTMQESDVQPNVITWNVMISGYMQNGDDDQAINLFKRMEKDGKIKRNTASWNSLVAGYAQNGQKDKALGILRQMQSLHVPLNSVTVLSVLPSCANLIAINKVKEIHGCVVRRDLESVLSVANSLIDTYAKSGKIEYSRRLFDRVTLKDIITWNSMIGGYIWHGCHGSALDLYDLMRQFGLKPNRGTLVSILNAYSLAGLVEEGKQVFSSITEEHLIVPALEHYVAVVELYGHAGRLGEAVEFIENMPLVPEFSIWLALFSACRIHKNIALAVLAAERLLEFEVGSYSIYQLLLQTFGLYGKSEHSLKLKRLEKDALARKLLGESWIIRENKVYRFIADQSAPYFEHLHSWLQEIEEKVRAFESYDRLCIEEEEKEESGQIHSEKLAIAFAFAGECRTPRTIRIMKNLRMCADCHRTAKYVTLSYGCEIYLSDSKCLHHFKDGVCSCGDYW